One window of Nocardioides dongkuii genomic DNA carries:
- a CDS encoding FHA domain-containing protein FhaB/FipA: MSELTLLLVRIAYLAILWIFVLSAISVIRSDMFGARVPEGAREKAPRRGGGSKEKAPKVPSKRRGSPTHVLVVEGSSAGERADLDHAPILIGRGNDAAIRLDDDYVSTRHARIAQSGDQWFVEDLGSTNGTYIGTVRITQPTTITIGTQVRIGKTILELRK; the protein is encoded by the coding sequence ATGTCTGAGCTGACCCTGCTGCTGGTGCGGATCGCCTACCTGGCGATCCTCTGGATCTTCGTGCTCTCCGCGATCTCGGTGATCCGCTCGGACATGTTCGGCGCGCGGGTCCCCGAGGGCGCCCGCGAGAAGGCCCCGCGCCGCGGCGGCGGCAGCAAGGAGAAGGCGCCCAAGGTCCCCTCCAAGCGCCGCGGCTCGCCCACCCACGTCCTGGTCGTCGAGGGCTCGAGCGCCGGCGAGCGCGCCGACCTCGACCACGCGCCGATCCTGATCGGGCGCGGCAACGACGCCGCCATCCGCCTCGACGACGACTACGTCTCGACCCGCCACGCCCGGATCGCCCAGTCCGGCGACCAGTGGTTCGTCGAGGACCTCGGCTCCACCAACGGCACCTACATCGGCACCGTCCGCATCACCCAGCCCACCACGATCACGATCGGCACCCAGGTCCGGATCGGGAAGACCATCCTGGAGCTCCGGAAGTGA
- a CDS encoding FhaA domain-containing protein, protein MGGLQKFEQRLEQLISGAFARAFRSAVQPVEIAAALQRECDNNAQILSRQRRMVPNDFHVELSPTDLERLAPYDTAMADELVAQVTLHAETQGYVFPGPVTLSFESADDLTTGRFRVRSQAQAKVTGNSTYTQVRRARAVLEVNGTQHPLHPPGLVIGRGTEADVRINDPGVSRRHIEFLVHSTSSRDREDVEIEVHDLGSTNGMLVDGRKVPRARLSDGSTVRIGNTTMTVRVVEEDADV, encoded by the coding sequence ATGGGCGGGCTCCAGAAGTTCGAGCAGCGGCTGGAGCAGCTGATCTCCGGCGCGTTCGCCCGGGCGTTCCGCTCCGCCGTCCAGCCGGTCGAGATCGCCGCCGCCCTGCAGCGCGAGTGCGACAACAACGCGCAGATCCTCTCCCGCCAGCGGCGGATGGTCCCCAACGACTTCCACGTCGAGCTCTCCCCCACCGACCTCGAGCGGCTCGCGCCGTACGACACCGCGATGGCCGACGAGCTCGTCGCCCAGGTGACGCTGCACGCCGAGACCCAGGGCTACGTCTTCCCGGGCCCGGTCACGCTGTCCTTCGAGTCCGCCGACGACCTGACCACCGGCCGGTTCCGGGTGCGCAGCCAGGCGCAGGCGAAGGTGACCGGCAACAGCACCTACACCCAGGTACGCCGGGCGCGGGCGGTCCTCGAGGTCAACGGCACCCAGCACCCGCTGCACCCTCCCGGCCTGGTGATCGGCCGCGGCACCGAGGCCGACGTCCGCATCAACGACCCGGGCGTGAGCCGCCGGCACATCGAGTTCCTGGTGCACAGCACCTCCTCGCGCGACCGCGAGGACGTCGAGATCGAGGTCCACGACCTCGGCTCCACCAACGGGATGCTCGTCGACGGCCGCAAGGTCCCGCGGGCGCGGCTGTCCGACGGCTCCACCGTGCGGATCGGCAACACGACGATGACCGTGCGCGTGGTCGAGGAGGACGCCGATGTCTGA
- a CDS encoding response regulator transcription factor has translation MAPTDPPSLTRPDGSPLRVLVVDDEVNIAELLAMALRYEGWQVTTAHTGAKAVAAAKEVRPDAVVLDIMLPDLDGLEVLRRMRASEPDVPVLFLTAKDAVEDRIAGLTAGGDDYVTKPFSLEEVVARLRGLMRRAGAQQAASSSVLTVGDLTLDEDSREVFRAGEEITLTATEFELLRFLMRNPRRVLSKAQILDRVWNYDFGGQANVVELYISYLRKKIDAGRPPMIHTMRGAGYVLKPAS, from the coding sequence GTGGCTCCCACAGACCCGCCCTCGCTGACCCGCCCCGACGGCTCGCCGCTGCGGGTGCTGGTGGTCGACGACGAGGTGAACATCGCCGAGCTGCTGGCGATGGCGCTGCGCTACGAGGGCTGGCAGGTGACCACGGCCCACACCGGCGCGAAGGCGGTGGCGGCGGCCAAGGAGGTGCGCCCCGACGCGGTGGTGCTCGACATCATGCTGCCCGACCTCGACGGGCTCGAGGTGCTGCGCCGGATGCGCGCCAGCGAGCCCGACGTACCGGTGCTGTTCCTCACCGCCAAGGACGCCGTGGAGGACCGGATCGCCGGTCTCACCGCGGGCGGGGACGACTACGTCACCAAGCCGTTCTCGCTGGAGGAGGTCGTGGCCCGCCTGCGTGGGCTGATGCGTCGCGCCGGCGCGCAGCAGGCGGCGTCGTCCTCGGTGCTGACCGTCGGCGACCTCACCCTCGACGAGGACAGCCGCGAGGTGTTCCGGGCGGGAGAGGAGATCACCCTGACCGCCACCGAGTTCGAGCTGCTGCGGTTCCTGATGCGCAACCCGCGCCGGGTGCTGAGCAAGGCGCAGATCCTGGACCGGGTCTGGAACTACGACTTCGGCGGCCAGGCGAACGTCGTCGAGCTCTACATCTCCTACCTGCGCAAGAAGATCGACGCCGGGCGGCCGCCGATGATCCACACCATGCGCGGCGCGGGCTACGTCCTGAAGCCGGCCTCCTGA